The following proteins are co-located in the Spea bombifrons isolate aSpeBom1 chromosome 3, aSpeBom1.2.pri, whole genome shotgun sequence genome:
- the LOC128484017 gene encoding DC-STAMP domain-containing protein 2-like, which translates to MGTTLGPWEWMCTCCKTTCGLCRRACPCACSCNCPCSCKCPCKRKCPCDCPCDCPRDCDCPRDCPCDCSRDCLSNLCPEEVKVEEVSAEDYIDEDKKEVRAQLREDNAVKSSLRSCGAFTFGLILTAMYAAIVLFVKNYSLKYCIVSSVVICILLTLGMAFFMKMRVTVFLMLPQLFSIEGKTIVLLVVFSLALQGPAANTLENFRRSSESVSCGVELAMNQTKELLEKVKRPLVSALDILRNIGQRLKGVADRARKFFKTVTDGVKHIGRVLRNVWRFIANIGEVCNEELEVPYLKCRKIFDTARNQCFQVMPFLSFLCYIVDAFKPLCGLAKTATILCLLPKYLQKYVRKHVKNPIINMLRNIKDKFEFNVTVIHDFDINLNSSKSIKQVAVGIMSEVQSTLNPYLDVLSMFSYSMTFVCLFIYIMAARYQRKYLYEDNHDNIYITRSFIELDVMRAKQGRRTLLPLSAREAYNFILPGSLYLTKRERKGYSFDIINVFRNVLVVAFMMVMDFIIYWVLDMVYYLLQADVVARAPVTFSVLINGSGYASEIFSNVVSAFDILQRGNLTVLSKKCLVAPSAPDFKGYILIGSMYGLCFLIAIFGVYIRRLQRVICAYYYPSREQERICFLYNNLITKRTNIEDSLIRSVRMNAEDGGHSSFLQVLAAKLPGCRWFAQLLGTNEQYCMACAKTITGSEGQDCVACITPGCKGMYCRGCFEILNNICTICMAPLAYSEAIEEEVDSSDEEQVHLWIDAMKTIKAEEKGKRKKLKEVVKDRLKQVLRSQGSRAALGEKLLEKYKEEVRGREEDESSGISEVESSEDSEDTDFEYQNSTEDTDSSDSEDHTTPPFTKWTEARRKRDLVTPARQRPPRRRGRRAVKNGGGN; encoded by the coding sequence ATGGGGACAACACTAGGCCCCTGGGAATGGATGTGTACctgctgcaaaaccacatgTGGCCTATGCCGGCGTGCCTGCCCCTGCGCCTGTTCCTGCAACTGTCCTTGCTCCTGCAAGTGCCCCTGCAAGCGCAAGTGCCCCTGCGACTGCCCCTGCGACTGCCCGCGGGACTGCGACTGCCCTCGCGACTGCCCCTGTGACTGCTCCCGCGATTGCTTGTCAAACCTGTGCCCTGAAGAAGTGAAGGTCGAGGAAGTGAGCGCCGAGGATTACATTGACGAGGACAAAAAGGAGGTGAGAGCCCAACTCCGAGAGGACAACGCGGTGAAATCTTCTCTGAGGAGCTGTGGCGCCTTCACCTTTGGGTTGATTCTCACCGCCATGTATGCGGCCATCGTCCTCTTTGTGAAGAACTATAGCCTGAAGTACTGCATCGTGTCCTCAGTGGTCATCTGCATCCTCCTCACCCTCGGCATGGCCTTCTTCATGAAGATGCGGGTCACAGTGTTCCTTATGCTGCCCCAGCTCTTCTCAATTGAGGGCAAGACCATCGTGCTCCTGGTCGTCTTCTCGCTGGCCTTACAGGGACCTGCAGCCAACACCTTGgagaatttccggcgctcatctgAGTCCGTGTCCTGCGGCGTGGAACTGGCCATGAACCAGACCAAGGAGCtcctggaaaaagttaaaaggccgttAGTGAGTGCGCTGGATATTCTGAGGAACATCGGCCAGAGGCTGAAAGGAGTGGCCGATCGGGCCAGAAAGTTCTTCAAGACGGTGACAGACGGAGTGAAGCACATCGGACGCGTCCTGCGGAATGTGTGGCGTTTTATCGCCAATATCGGGGAGGTCTGTAACGAGGAACTGGAAGTTCCCTATCTAAAGTGCAGGAAAATATTTGACACGGCACGGAATCAGTGCTTCCAGGTGATGCCATTCTTGTCATTCCTGTGCTACATTGTGGACGCCTTCAAACCGCTGTGTGGACTGGCTAAAACCGCTACAATCCTATGCCTCCTGCCAAAGTATCTCCAGAAATATGTCCGAAAGCATGTGAAAAACCCCATCATCAACATGCTCCGCAACATCAAGGACAAGTTTGAGTTTAACGTGACGGTTATTCACGACTTCGACATAAACCTGAACTCCAGCAAGAGCATCAAGCAGGTGGCAGTCGGCATCATGAGCGAAGTGCAGAGCACACTGAACCCCTATCTGGATGTGCTCAGCATGTTCAGCTATTCAATGACATTTGTTTGCCTCTTCATCTACATCATGGCCGCTCGGTACCAGCGCAAGTACCTCTATGAAGATAACCACGACAATATCTACATAACGCGGTCCTTCATAGAGCTGGACGTGATGAGAGCCAAGCAAGGGCGCagaaccctcctgcccctttcCGCCAGAGAGGCCTACAACTTCATCCTGCCAGGTTCGCTTTACCTGACCAAACGTGAGAGGAAGGGATATTCTTTTGACATCATCAACGTCTTCCGAAATGTTCTGGTGGTCGCATTTATGATGGTGATGGACTTCATCATCTACTGGGTGCTGGACATGGTGTATTACCTGCTGCAAGCGGACGTGGTTGCCAGAGCTCCGGTGACGTTCTCTGTGCTGATCAACGGCTCCGGTTATGCCAGCGAAATCTTCTCCAATGTGGTGTCTGCGTTTGACATCCTTCAGAGAGGGAACTTGACAGTTTTGTCAAAGAAATGCCTAGTCGCTCCGTCCGCCCCAGACTTTAAAGGATACATACTCATAGGTTCAATGTATGGCCTGTGCTTCCTCATTGCGATATTTGGCGTCTACATACGGAGGCTGCAGCGCGTAATCTGTGCCTATTATTACCCATCCCGTGAGCAGGAGCGCATCTGTTTTCTTTACAACAACTTGATAACCAAACGCACAAACATTGAGGACTCCTTGATCAGGAGCGTGAGGATGAATGCAGAGGACGGGGGGCACTCTAGCTTCCTGCAGGTCCTGGCGGCAAAACTCCCCGGGTGCCGCTGGTTTGCCCAGCTGTTGGGCACCAATGAGCAGTACTGCATGGCATGTGCCAAGACAATCACTGGCAGCGAGGGGCAGGACTGCGTGGCCTGCATCACCCCAGGCTGTAAAGGGATGTACTGCAGGGGCTGCTTTGAGATCCTTAATAACATCTGCACAATTTGTATGGCTCCACTGGCATACTCTGAGGCTATCGAAGAGGAGGTCGACTCCAGTGACGAAGAACAGGTCCACCTCTGGATCGATGCCATGAAAACCATTAAGGctgaagagaaaggaaagaggaagaagctGAAAGAGGTTGTGAAGGATCGCCTCAAACAGGTTCTCCGTAGCCAGGGTAGCAGAGCAGCGTTAGGCGAGAAGCTCCTGGAGAAGTATAAGGAGGAGGTCCGTGGCAGGGAGGAAGATGAGAGCTCAGGAATCAGTGAGGTTGAATCCAGTGAGGACTCTGAAGATACAGATTTTGAATATCAGAACTCAACAGAGGACACTGACTCTTCAGATTCTGAGGACCACACGACCCCCCCATTCACAAAGTGGACAGAAGCACGAAGGAAGAGGGATCTGGTCACCCCCGCGCGGCAGAGGCCACCCAGGAGGAGAGGACGGCGGGCGGTGAAGAATGGAGGTGGAAACTAG
- the LOC128484018 gene encoding DC-STAMP domain-containing protein 2-like, translating to MGTTLGPWEWMCTCCKTTCGLCRRACPCACSCNCPCSCKCPCKRKCPCDCPCDCPRDCDCPRDCPCDCSRDCLSNLCPEEVKVEEVSAEDYIDEDKKEVRAQLREDNAVKSSLRSCGAFTFGLILTAMYAAIVLFVKNYSLKYCIVSSVVICILLTLGMAFFMKMRVTVFLMLPQLFSIEGKTIVLLVAFSLALQGPAANTLENFRRSSESVSCGVELAMNQTKELLEKVKRPLVSALDILRNIGQRLKGVADRARKFFKTVTDGVKHIGRVLRNVWRFIANIGEVCNEELEVPYLKCRKIFDTARNQCFQVMPFLSFLCYIVDAFKPLCGLAKTATILCLLPKYLQKYVRKHVKNPIINMLRNIKDKFEFNVTVIHDFDINLNSSKSIKQVAVGIMSEVQSTLNPYLDVLSMFSYSMTFVCLFIYIMAARYQRKYLYEDNHDNIYITRSFIELDVMRAKQGRRTLLPLSAREAYNFILPGSLYLTKRERKGYSFDIINVFRNVLVVAFMMVMDFIIYWVLDMVYYLLQADVVARAPVTFSVLINGSGYASEIFSNVVSAFDILQRGNLTVLSKKCLVAPSAPDFKGYILIGSMYGLCFLIAIFGVYIRRLQRVICAYYYPSREQERICFLYNNLITKRTNIEDSLIRSVRMNAEDGGHSSFLQVLAAKLPGCRWFAQLLGTNEQYCMACAKTITGSEGQDCVACITPGCKGMYCRGCFEILNNICTICMAPLAYSEAIEEEVDSSDEEQVHLWIDAMKTIKAEEKGKRKKLKEVVKDRLKQVLRSQGSRAALGEKLLEKYKEEVRGREEDESSGISEVESSEDSEDTDFEYQNSTEDTGSSDSEDHTTPPFTKWTEARRKRDLVTPARQRPPRRRGRRAVKNGGGN from the coding sequence ATGGGGACAACACTAGGCCCCTGGGAATGGATGTGTACctgctgcaaaaccacatgTGGCCTATGCCGGCGTGCCTGCCCCTGCGCCTGTTCCTGCAACTGTCCTTGCTCCTGCAAGTGCCCCTGCAAGCGCAAGTGCCCCTGCGACTGCCCCTGCGACTGCCCGCGGGACTGCGACTGCCCTCGCGACTGCCCCTGTGACTGCTCCCGCGATTGCTTGTCAAACCTGTGCCCTGAAGAAGTGAAGGTCGAGGAAGTGAGCGCCGAGGATTACATTGACGAGGACAAAAAGGAGGTGAGAGCCCAACTCCGAGAGGACAACGCGGTGAAATCTTCTCTGAGGAGCTGTGGCGCCTTCACCTTTGGGTTGATTCTCACCGCCATGTATGCGGCCATCGTCCTCTTTGTGAAGAACTATAGCCTGAAGTACTGCATCGTGTCCTCAGTGGTCATCTGCATCCTCCTCACCCTCGGCATGGCCTTCTTCATGAAGATGCGGGTCACAGTGTTCCTTATGCTGCCCCAGCTCTTCTCAATTGAGGGCAAGACCATCGTGCTCCTGGTCGCCTTCTCGCTGGCCTTACAGGGACCTGCAGCCAACACCTTGgagaatttccggcgctcatctgAGTCCGTGTCCTGCGGCGTGGAACTGGCAATGAACCAGACCAAGGAGCtcctggaaaaagttaaaaggccgttAGTGAGTGCGCTGGATATTCTGAGGAACATCGGCCAGAGGCTGAAAGGAGTGGCCGATCGGGCCAGAAAGTTCTTCAAGACGGTGACAGACGGAGTGAAGCACATCGGACGCGTCCTGCGGAATGTGTGGCGTTTTATCGCCAATATCGGGGAGGTCTGTAACGAGGAACTGGAAGTTCCCTATCTAAAGTGCAGGAAAATATTTGACACGGCACGGAATCAGTGCTTCCAGGTGATGCCATTCTTGTCATTCCTGTGCTACATTGTGGACGCCTTCAAACCGCTGTGTGGACTGGCTAAAACCGCTACAATCCTATGCCTCCTGCCAAAGTATCTCCAGAAATATGTCCGAAAGCATGTGAAAAACCCCATCATCAACATGCTCCGCAACATCAAGGACAAGTTTGAGTTTAACGTGACGGTTATTCACGACTTCGACATAAACCTGAACTCCAGCAAGAGCATCAAGCAGGTGGCAGTCGGCATCATGAGCGAAGTGCAGAGCACACTGAACCCCTATCTGGATGTGCTCAGCATGTTCAGCTATTCAATGACATTTGTTTGCCTCTTCATCTACATCATGGCCGCTCGGTACCAGCGCAAGTACCTCTATGAAGATAACCACGACAATATCTACATAACGCGGTCCTTCATAGAGCTGGACGTGATGAGAGCCAAGCAAGGGCGCagaaccctcctgcccctttcCGCCAGAGAGGCCTACAACTTCATCCTGCCAGGTTCGCTTTACCTGACCAAACGTGAGAGGAAGGGATATTCTTTTGACATCATCAACGTCTTCCGAAATGTTCTGGTGGTCGCATTTATGATGGTGATGGACTTCATCATCTACTGGGTGCTGGACATGGTGTATTACCTGCTGCAAGCAGACGTGGTTGCCAGAGCTCCGGTGACGTTCTCTGTGCTGATCAACGGCTCCGGTTATGCCAGCGAAATCTTCTCCAATGTGGTGTCTGCGTTTGACATCCTTCAGAGAGGGAACTTGACAGTTTTGTCAAAGAAATGCCTAGTCGCTCCGTCCGCCCCAGACTTTAAAGGATACATACTCATAGGTTCAATGTATGGCCTGTGCTTCCTCATTGCGATATTTGGCGTCTACATACGGAGGCTGCAGCGCGTAATCTGTGCCTATTATTACCCATCCCGTGAGCAGGAGCGCATCTGTTTTCTTTACAACAACTTGATAACCAAACGCACAAACATTGAGGACTCCTTGATCAGGAGCGTGAGAATGAATGCAGAGGACGGGGGGCACTCTAGCTTCCTGCAGGTCCTGGCGGCAAAACTCCCCGGGTGCCGCTGGTTTGCCCAGCTGTTGGGCACCAATGAGCAGTACTGCATGGCATGTGCCAAGACAATCACTGGCAGCGAGGGGCAGGACTGCGTGGCCTGCATCACCCCAGGCTGTAAAGGGATGTACTGCAGGGGCTGCTTTGAGATCCTTAATAACATCTGCACAATTTGTATGGCTCCACTGGCATACTCTGAGGCTATCGAAGAGGAGGTCGACTCCAGTGACGAAGAACAGGTCCACCTCTGGATCGATGCCATGAAAACCATTAAGGctgaagagaaaggaaagaggaagaagctGAAAGAGGTTGTGAAGGATCGCCTCAAACAGGTTCTCCGTAGCCAGGGTAGCAGAGCAGCGTTAGGCGAGAAGCTCCTGGAGAAGTATAAGGAGGAGGTCCGTGGCAGGGAGGAAGATGAGAGCTCAGGAATCAGTGAGGTTGAATCCAGTGAGGACTCTGAAGATACAGATTTTGAATATCAGAACTCAACAGAGGACACTGGCTCTTCAGATTCTGAGGACCACACGACCCCCCCATTCACAAAGTGGACAGAAGCACGAAGGAAGAGGGATCTGGTCACCCCCGCGCGGCAGAGGCCACCCAGGAGGAGAGGACGGCGGGCGGTGAAGAATGGAGGTGGAAACTAG